Sequence from the Thunnus maccoyii chromosome 22, fThuMac1.1, whole genome shotgun sequence genome:
AGGATGGTCCCACCATTGAAGGATTGGCACGAGGAAATATTGAAAACACTGGAAAGACTTAACATTTGCCCTGCATGACAATATGTGTGGATTTATTAAGATGTGACAACCTGTGGTTGATGTGATGGATCCACCTGGACTCAGCTTCATTCTGGGACAGAGACTGGCTGTGACCAGTTGCCCTGTGCATAACGTATGTGACCTCAAGGCTGGTATGCCTGGTTTGTGtagagtgtatgtatgtaattgtGAATCAATACTCCTGATAAGTAAtttcttttgtatttgttaaatTGCTTTTTGCCAGTGCAACAGTTGAGCACATTTGTCATTATGTGACAGaactgcaaataaaaacattttaagaaatggATCctgcatttcccataatgtAACTTTATAACGGGTTTGTTGACTAATTATAAACGATGTCAGGGCCCAGTGCCCCTTCTATGGACTCGCCCCTGCAGCTGGGTAGTAATACTTTAGTCCAACTTGGACACTGAGGGTTATTTTCCACAGACATGATCTACACGCTCCAGATGTCATCTAACttactctcactctctttctctgtgtttgtctgttgccatagaaacaaacaggagTAAAGGGACTCaaacatcactgctgtcagCACTGTGACAAAGCCTTCACAACATCAGCATATTTAAAGATTCATCAGAGAACTCATACCGGAGAGAAACTTCACCGCTGTGACCAGTGTGGGAAAGCTTTCACTCTTCTTTGTAATCTAAAAATCCATCGGCGCAGTCACACCGGAGAGAAACCGTACTGGTGTGAGCAATGTGGTAAAACTTTCCCTCGTGGCAGTGCCCTTAAAAGCCACCagcgcattcacactggagagaaaccgtacagctgtgagcaatgtgggaaaactttcacgCAAGCTGgaagtgtaaaaatacacaaacgCATTCACAGTGGTGAGAAACCATACAGCTGTGACCAATGTGGCAAAGCTTTTTCTACAGATGGTTACCTAAAAATACATCAACGcactcacactggagagaaaccccACTGGTGTGACCagtgtgggaaaactttcactacAGACAGTTATCTACAAATCCACCAACGcactcacactggagagaaaccataccagtgtgaccaatgtgggaaaactttcattACAGATGGTGATCTTAAAAAACACAGACGCACTCATACAGGAGAGAAACCGTATagctgtgaccaatgtgggaaaactttcgCTACTGACGGTAATCGCAAGGCACACCAACGAATTCATACAGGAAAGAAACCGTATAGCTGTGACCAGTGTGGGAAAGCTTTTATTACGGACAGTAGTCTAAAAAAACACCAACGCATTCATACAGGAGAGAAACCATACAGCTGTGatcaatgtgggaaaactttcacatATGACAATAATCTGCAAATCCACCagcgcattcacactggagagaagccgtacttgtgtgaccaatgtgggaaaactttcactgcAGAAAGTGAGCTCAAAAAACACCGACGCGTTCATAGTGGAGAGAAACCATACTCgtgtgagcaatgtgggaagGCTTTCTCACAAGACAGTAGTCTAAAATGCCACCAACGCAGTCACACTGGAGAAAAACCATACtggtgtgagcaatgtgggaaaatGTTTGCTCAGGTGAGCACCCTAAAAACCCACCAACGCAGTCACTCAGCATCGTGTTGAACGTGTTTTAGAGGCAGGTTAGCGGTATCCCCCTGCCTCCTCTCATTGCCGTAATGACAGTTTTGTTCTATCCTAAACTTCTCTACAAACTGAGTTTGTGAGtcatagttgtttttttcatttttgagtttcatgttgattttgaataaaatgtgttgaatgaaTTTTGAACCTCAAAGCTACataatttcccttttaaatgattttagcatCACTGTTTTTCTCTATAATCCATAAGTCATTGATATTGGTGCTGTTGGCCTTTGTTATTATTAGCAGCCCCCCCCAGAAAATGCACAGCTCTGACTGTGTGTCACATCACAGGGTGGGCTTTGGGAGATTTTTATGAAGTCAAAAGTCATAATATCAGTGAAAATGGCAGCTACAGATTTCTTTACTGaacattaaataattaacagTGCTGCAAACTAACCGGCTAATGTTAGCcctgagtttaaagccttttttgtAACATTTCCTCATTCTATATTGCTATTAAATTCAATATAGTGTTAATATATTTCATTGAATTATAATTATTGATAAGGGAGCAATATGATCTTAAACACTTGCCATAACTTGCCAATTCTTGCTGTTATTGctgtaaattaaatgtgttattgGTCACCTTTCTATTTTAATATCATGTTGtgataatgtattattattagtttacCACTGGGACTGGTGTGTACCCACCGCTGGGCCCAAAACCCCATTACCAGTCTGCTGTTTCCTGTCCCTGTGGTAGGTTGATGTGTATAAGTTCAGTTAAAAACACcatagtgtgtttgtttttgttggtaaTTGTACGTAGTCCTGATAACCACAGCGAATGCTTTTGTGATGATATGTTTGGTTTTAATTTGGGTAGAGTAATTTGTTGAGCATGCTGTGACTTTGGTCATTTGATTTTAGCTTCATATTAAATCTTCGTTGTGTCGCCTGGCAACCAACAGTTGGCTCAattatttccttctttattttAGTGTTTCCTTGACTTTGTTTCTATGACACTGACTGTGTAAGATCTTATATCATTCTGTTATTAACATAATAAATGGCTGGTTCAAGCCAAAAGGGACAGTTTGTGCCTCATTTATCAGACTGTCCTTGTTTCTTGGTTTTAGCATTTCTTTCTTTAGAACATCCAAATGCAGCACAAAAGTCTGGTATTCTCTACTGCAGAGAGCGGCCAGAACCCCGATCCGATGAGGTGGCTGAGACGCATCTGTAGGAATTTATGAACTCAAATTGTTTTATGACCTTAAGAgagaattatgaattattattgcaCATGattcaaatattaaattattcatcCATCGACACAAGTCATATTAGtttatgtataataataataagatggTCTCTCCtgttggccacacaagagaggtcaattagaattatgattgtAAGAATTTGTGCACTCAGTTagctttatgattttatgtgggagttgtattgtgcacaactccaacTTGAAATTATTTGTCCAGCGACATAATGCACATTAGAGTAGGTATGATAACagggaaatagtcctccttgttggTCACACGAGAGGTCAGttagaattatgattgttattcaTCTTAATTGTGATTTTGGGTATAAGGTCTTCTAAGGTTAAGCACAAGAACACAAACATGTCCACTTTAGTTACATACACGTTTATTACTATAATACTTGGTGTTGAGGAGTTTTCAGACTCTGCGTGACGACCTGACGAGTACTTTGAAGCACACTGGGACTTTCAAGGTACaatgtgtaagatttggccagaattttagtttaaaacattcaaaaaattaACCAAAATTATCAACGAAATGTTCAACAGTTTTGACATTATGTCAAAGACctatatgtattgtgttgcagagatatctagtgaaattagcatgctaaccagctagccccGACCCGTTCTGTCTTATAATACCACTTCGTACTgtgatagtgagtcactgtagcatccagtctgccctcagtccaacattaattaattaatcaattaatgcagaCTGTTTTATCAATTCTAACTGTTGTGTCATGAGTAGAGAGATGATCACACACTGGAATTCATCTGATTTCtctattttgacaaaacaaaatcaaacatacggtaaagttaaatcatttataataaaaacaatgaggatCAGTAATTAGTCATAATCACAGAGCCACATCAGCTCTTGTTCACTGAGAAATACTGTTGACCCCCTTCAAGGAGAGGAGTTAAGGTCGCTAGATATGTCTACTAGCCACGTTGCTAAAGGTCTGAAAAGTCACTAAATCTAGTGACAAAGTCGCTAAGTTGGCAACACTGTAGGCTGGCAATGTTTAGTCACCACTACAGAAACACCAGGTATCTGCTGACGTATGATCAGGTTTAATGGTTTaataatgtttgtattgattactgACGGTGGCTGAAGTTTAGTCGATTATGAAACACATCTGATGCTGCAGGTAAGCAGGAAGCATCATAAACACTTTTATAACCGTGTTGTTCTCACTGTTTCTGTTCACCTTTAATAAATCTAAGACAACAGAGGCTGAGCAGCCGCTTTTCTTCATCGGCGTGTGAAAAACCCGCCGTCTGCCGTGACGCGTGTCGGGCTGAGTTAAGACCGATTCATGATTGATGCGTGTTGCTCCTTCGTGTCCACAGCCGTCGGTCGTTTTTGTTAAATTTCCTGATTATTTGACCACAGACTATAAAAATAATGGTCGTAGCCATCGTGATGTCACTCGTTGGTTTGTGGACTCGTTGTAGCATCGGAGGCCTCGTTCGATCCTATGAATGTTGCTTAGCGACACTTGAAGCCGACTAAGTTCATCTTCTTCTGTGCTGCCTCCGTATCTGTGGCGTCCGCAGAACAAACGCACCAGCGAGTCATGATCCAATCAcgcggctcttctagactttctaAACGTGATCGGACAGCGAGTCGAGTGGatttaaagtctttttgggGCCAAATAGCATCACTTcacattgtaattacatgatttggccactatgtcaaattggagTCACAGCGCGGCGCTGTGCCTGGGGCTTacattttgactgtcgccatcttggatttttggagccagaagtgaccatatttggacaagcgGGTGGAGCTAACCGTAACGTTAGCGCTAGCTTCGTTAGCACAGTTCATCTGTAATTCATGTTAACGGTGATATTAACTGGGATGCTAATTTtagctagcgaaaaacaggcttaaaacaaaacGTACTtactgaaaaaactgaacatcagactccttagagggtcttttagaGTTTTTTAGGCAACTGAAATGTTATaattaactttaatgaactgaaaacagtgaaacagtgacGGCTACGCCCTAAAGCAGACGCTGCTTCATCGTctgttttactctaaatgggaccataatttactaaatgaacATCAGGCTTTcatgaagaagacttgaaactagtgaccGAGACCATAAACTtgttaggaaagtgtttactgaggtaataaatcaagagagaagtaggtagtagtcattttctcatagacttccatacaaacTGTTTTTGGAGGCAGCGGAGTCGCCTCCTGCTGGCCGTTAGAGAAAGTGCAGGTTTAAGGACCTGCTGCTTGGATTTGACCCTCAAATACTCAAATAGTTTCAAACAGCAAGTAAACACAGTTTGACTGGAGAACTTGGACTTCTGCATGAAGTATTTTGCATGCAGCATcagtagaaaataaacaatagcATTTAAGATAAAGTTACATAAATCTTTTCCAGAATTTATAACTAACAACTAAACATGTGTAACATCTTCtaaatggtttttttttgtatctctATTTTCCACcagcaggaaacaaacacaaccaaaacaaatagCAAACAGCTGATTTATTTGTCTGACTTGTAGAATGATGTTTTAACaatgatttttaattttaaaggttttgaaATGCAGaacaatgaaatacaaactCATGCAAAGCTTCACTGCAACAGCTGAAGAAGAAGTAGAAACTGAAGATTATTCCTCATTCAGGgtcaaaactgaaaaacaagcccaaagaaaaaaaacctgtcaaAACAtccgggaaaaaaaaaaaaaagctcatgcTCGGTCCTAGCAGCTGTGGTTGCCGTGACGACACAGCATCATTCAGTCTCCGCTGAAGGAAAACGTGTTAAGGACGTGTTGCAGCTGTGATGGGAAACCTGCTGGGTCGTCCGTCACTGCCGGACtgattaaaatacagttttgttGGGAATCCcggtctgacctctgacctgtgacGTCATCAGCGCCGATGACGTCACAGCCTCCTTCAGCTCTCTGCTGTTTTAGATTAAATGACACCAGAAGCTCCTCGTTAGTGGTTTCATGATGCGTTTGACTTCTTCAGTCTGGAGCGGCTCTCAGTTTAATCTCCTAATTAAGATAATTAAATCATAACGACGACAAAGAAAGTTAAACCAGCCTGCTTAATGGAGaggaaaatatattaaaactttatatttttgcacaacAGAGCGTTCCCGTTTGTAGTCCTAAAAGCGTAAATGAGTTATTTTGTAGTCGTAATATGAAGGAAGCTCGGTCGAACCGACCCGGCTTTATGATCGTTGCCATGGAGACAGCGCTACAGTAAACGATCTCTTAGCGATGTTGCGTCTGGGGACGAGGTCGCTGCCTTCAGACTCGCTGTGGCGTTTCACGTTGAAGGATAACTGCCGTCTCATTGGTCGatcaagtttgtgtttgtcaataaatcttttAGCGTGAGACGTCCGTTATCTCCTGCAGTTTCTGAATCGACAAGCTCAAGATTTCTCCAGCGGTAAACTGGTATGAAACgtaaatatttatcatttattcactttgtatttgtttctaTTATTAGTGGAAGCCTTTGTTACCGTGTTGATCGTGTTTTCAGGAAACTTATAGCCCGTTCCCGGGAGAAGAGGCTCGTTGGACATCTGTGTTACCAGAGAGGGAAACATCGGTGTTGAACTCTGACCCCTGCTGGACTCTGCTGCATGTGGAGTTCTTCTACAGGTTGACTTTTGGATAAACATTGAGAACTACtgctcccctccctctcccccggCAGACTAACGATGGACGTGTCATTCTGTAGTCATTTAGTAGAATTAACAGGGGGGAAAGTGTtgttttgtagtcctaacagggggaaaagtgtcgttttgtagtcctaacaggAGAAAAGTGTggttttgtagtcctaacaggagaaaagtgtcgttttgtagtcctaacaggAGAAAAGTGTggttttgtagtcctaacaggGGGGgaaagtgtcgttttgtagtcctaacagggagaaaagtgtcgttttgtagtcctaacaggagaaaagtgtcgttttgtagtcctaacaggagaaaagtgtcattttgtagtcctaacaggggggaagtgtcgttttgtagtcctaacaggagaaaagtgtcgttttgtagtcctaacaggAGAAAAGTGTggttttgtagtcctaacaggagaaaagtgtcgttttgtagtcctaacaggAGAAAAGTGTGGTTTTGTAGTCCTAACTGAGgaaagtgtcgttttgtagtcctaacaggggggaaagtgtcgttttgtagtcctaacagggggaa
This genomic interval carries:
- the LOC121889586 gene encoding zinc finger protein 2 homolog, giving the protein MEENQNLENHTDNPVTMEEPGSHSNNIAGVSNAPQHWLLLEIKQEEEEEEEQSISQRGDQKTENHTDNPVKREEPGSPSATTDKQGTENSGSHSNNTAGVSNAPQHWLLPDIKQEKEEEEEQSISQRGDLLDFTDQDHYKIKIEENQNPENHTNNPVKREEAGSPSATTDKQGIDNSGSHSNNIKQEKEEEEELFISQRGDQDHYEIEMEENQNPENHTNNPVTMEEPGSPSATTDKQKQTGVKGLKHHCCQHCDKAFTTSAYLKIHQRTHTGEKLHRCDQCGKAFTLLCNLKIHRRSHTGEKPYWCEQCGKTFPRGSALKSHQRIHTGEKPYSCEQCGKTFTQAGSVKIHKRIHSGEKPYSCDQCGKAFSTDGYLKIHQRTHTGEKPHWCDQCGKTFTTDSYLQIHQRTHTGEKPYQCDQCGKTFITDGDLKKHRRTHTGEKPYSCDQCGKTFATDGNRKAHQRIHTGKKPYSCDQCGKAFITDSSLKKHQRIHTGEKPYSCDQCGKTFTYDNNLQIHQRIHTGEKPYLCDQCGKTFTAESELKKHRRVHSGEKPYSCEQCGKAFSQDSSLKCHQRSHTGEKPYWCEQCGKMFAQVSTLKTHQRSHSASC